A segment of the Thermogemmata fonticola genome:
GGGCCTTTGGCATCCCTCCGGAAAAGGACTTCAGCACCTATCCTTATCTGGGAAATATAGGGACTGTTTCCTTACCCCTGACGGCAGCGTTAGCTGAGGAACGCGAGTTCCTGCGCCCCGGAGATCGTGTCGGCTGGCTGGGTATCGGCAGCGGCTTGAATTGCCTGATGCTGGGTCTGGAATGGTAGTAGGAAGCGATGGCAGCAAGCGGGTGTTTCCAGCGTGGCCTAGCGCCGAGCGGGCGTGGAGCGGCTATCCTGGAGCACGCGCGGCCCTTGGGCTGGTGAGAGGGAAGTGGCCCGTGAGATGGAAGTGACAAGACTATGTCTATTCAGGAAGGGTTGCGTGTACCATCCCCGAAGATGCCGACGGTTGCGGGGTCCTTACACCCGGAATATCCCTGGACCTCGCGCTGGTTCGAAGTAGCCGGCGGCTGGCGGCTCCATTACGTGGATGAGGGGAGCGGGCCGCCAGTCGTGTTCCTGCATGGCAACCCGACCTGGAGTTTTTACTTTCGCCGGGCCATTGCTCATCTCCAGCCATTCTTTCGTTGCATTGCGATGGATCACATCGGTTGCGGTTTGTCGGATCATCCCTCGCCTCAGGAGTACGACTATTCCCTCCGGCGGCGCATCGACGATGTGGAAGCCCTGGTCGAACACGTGGCTCCGGGACAGCCGATCGCGTTGGTAGTGCACGATTGGGGCGGGATGATCGGACTGGGGTGGGCGGCCCGGCATCCGGAGCGGTTGGCAGCGTTGGTGGCGATGAACACAGCGGCCTTTCCCAAACCGGCGGCGAAACGCCTGCCTTGGGGTCTGTGGCTGGCCCGCCATACAGCTTTGGGGGCCTTTCTCGTCCGTCGGACCCGCCTGTTCTGCCGCCTCGCTGCGCGCTGGTGCGTCGTGCGCCGACCGCTGCCGCCGGAGGTCCGCCGCCTGTATCTGTTGCCTTACCGCTCGGCGGCCCAGCGCTGGGCCATCCTCCGGTTTGTCCAGACCATTCCCCTGCGCAGTACCGACGCCGGCTACGACATCGTCGAGCAAACGGCCGCCTGTTTTTCCCGCTGGCAGCGGGTGCCGGCTCTGCTGCTGTGGGGATTGGCGGACTTTGTCTTCGACCGGCATTTTCTCGAAGCCTGGCAGCGGTATCTGCCCCAGGCCCAGGTGCAGGCCTGGGCGGACGCCGGACATTACCTGCTGGAGGATGCCCCGGAGGAAGTCCTGCCCGCTCTGCGCGATTTCCTGGTGCGACATTACCATTCGCTGTCGCCGCCGGAAGCCGTCCGTTAGCAAATGGCTCGGAGCCGAAAATGAAGTCTGCCCCGAGGGAGTCAGGGTCCATGCCGAGGATGATTTCTCCCGCCACGACGGCAGAGGCGGCGCTCAATGTTGCAATGCATCTGGTGCGTCAAGCGGCGGAGACGCCGCAGCGGCCGGCCCTGTATGTGCCGCAGCGTGCGGTGCGCGGGGACCGCCCTACACCCCACCGGGTCATCACTTATGCCGAGTTGAATGCCGACAGCGACGCCCTGGCCCACGGTCTGGAAGCCGCTGGTGTCGAGCGGGGAACGCGCGTGGCTGTGTTCATTCCGCCGTCGCCGCAGTTTTACGCTGTGGTTTTCGCTTTGTTCAAGCTGGCCGCCGTACCGGTGTTCATTGACCCAGGCATGGGATGGCAGGGTTTAAAACGCTGCCTGGAACGAGCGGAACCGGCAGCCTTCGTCGGTGTGCTCCGGGCGCATCTCGCCCGTTGGCTGTTCGGTTGGGCAAGGTCCTCGCTCCGCCTGAGCATTCACGCCGGGCGCCGCCGCTTCTTCTGCGATTACTCTTTGGAGGAACTTCGCCGCTTGGGCAGTACCCGCGGAACCTATCCGATCCCCGCTGTTTCCGCCGAGGAGATGGCTGCTATCCTCTTCACCAGCGGCAGCACCGGACCGGCCAAAGGAGCGGTGTACACCCACGGCATCTTCGCTGCCCAGGTGCAGATGCTTCGCCAGGCGTTCGGTATTGCGCCGGGAGAAGTGGACTATGGCACGTTTCCGCTCTTTGCCCTGTTCGGTCCAGCTTTGGGCATGAGTTGCGTCATCCCGGATATGGACGCCAGTCGGCCCGCCCGCCTGCGGCCGGACAAAGCGATCGCCCAAATGCGGCAATTCACCGTCACAAACATGTTTGGCTCGCCCGCGGTGATCCGCGTCCTGGGGGAATGGTACCATCAGCGCTGGGGTAGTTCCTTGGCCGGGTCGCAGGCATCGGCTTCATCACCGTCGGCACCGGAAGCGGAGGGTCCGCTATTGCCCGCTTTGCGCCGGGTAATCTCGGCGGGAGCACCGGCCAGTCCGCTGCAGTTGCAGCGTTTCACCGCCCTGTTGCCGGCTGCGGTTCCCATTTACACACCCTACGGGGCGACCGAAGCCTTGCCCGTGGCCAACATCGACAGTGGAGAAATCCTCCACGAGACGCAAGCGCTGACGGCGCAGGGGCGCGGCGTCTGCATCGGCCGGCCGTTGCCGGGCATCCGCCTGCATATCATTCCCATCACCGACGAAGCCATCCCGCAGTGGCGTGAGGAACTGGAACTGCCCACAGGCGTCATCGGCGAGCTGGTGGTGCGGGGGCCAATCGTCACTCCTCGCTATTACAAGCAACCCGAAGCGACACAATTGGCCAAAATCTATGATCCGACGACCGGCGAAATCTTGCATCGGATGGGAGACGTGGGCTACCGCGACGAACAGGGGCGCATCTGGTTTTGCGGGCGGAAATCCCAGCGAGTGGTGACGCCTTGGGGAACCCTGTTCACGGATATGGTAGAACCAGTTTTTCATGGTCTGCCTGGAGTAGGGCGGACTGCCCTGGTCGGTGTGGAGCGCGGCGGGGTCACTTATCCGGTGCTGTGCGTGGAGTGGGACCGGACAGAGCCGTGGGCGGTTGTGGAGTCTTCCCTGCGGCAGAAGGCCCAGAGCCTGGAATCGACGCGCACCATCGCTGCCTTCCTGGCCCATTCCCGGCCCTTTCCCGTGGATCGCCGCCATAATGCGAAAATTGCTCGCGAATCCCTGGCACGCTGGGCCGATCGACGCCTCGGTCCCCACTGGCAACCTCGACAGGATACAACCTGATGAAAGTGCTGGTCACGGGTGGCGGCGGCTTTCTCGGGGGAGCGATCGTCCGCTTGCTCCACCAGCGGGGCGATACCGTCCGCTCCTTGACGCGCACCCATTACCCCTGGCTGGACGAGCTAGGCGTCGAGCAAACCCTGGCTGATCTGGCCGATGCGGCGGCTGTGGCCCGCGCGGTCGAAGGGTGCGAACTGGTCATCCACACGGCAGCTAAGGCTGGCATCTGGGGGCGCTATGCCGACTTCTATGCCACCAACGTCCTCGGCACGAAGAATATTCTGGCAGCCTGCCGCCAGCACGGTGTGCCCCGCTTGGTATACACCTCCACACCGAGCGTCGTTTACGGCGGCAAGGACATCATCCGCGGCGATGAATCCCTGCCCTACCCGTCCCGCTACAGCGCCTACTACCCGCAAACCAAAGCCGAAGCCGAGCGGCTGGTCCTGGCAGCCAATAGCCCAGAACTGGCTACCGTGGCCCTGCGCCCCCATTTGATCTTTGGACCCGGCGACTCCCACCTGATTCCCCGCCTGCTGGAACGAGCACGGCAGGGACGCCTCCGCCGCATCGGCCGTCGGGCTGTCCAGGTGGATGTCACCTACATCGACAATGCAGCCTATGCCCATCTCGATGCCGCCGATCGGCTCCAGCCGCATGCCCCCTGCGCGGGCAAAGCCTACTTCATCACCAATGGCCAGCCGGTGGACCTGTGGGACTTCATCAACCGCATCCTCGAACTGGCTCAACTCCCCCCTGTGACCAAGACCATTCCCGCCTGGTGGGCACGCACCCTGGGTACCCTGTGCGAAACCGCCTACTGGCTCCTCCGCCTCCCCGGCGAACCCCCCATGACCCGCTTCGTCGCCGAGCAACTCTCCACCTGCCACTACTTCGACATTTCCGCCGCCCACCGCGACCTCGGCTACTATCCCCGCTTGACTCTAGAAGAAGGTTTGCAACGTCTGGCCCAGCATCTCCGCCCGGCCTCATGATCGGCATTCCATGAACGGCATTCGCCCTGAGATCGCAAGTTGCCTTCTTGTGACCCCTGTCCTGTCGGATTCCGAATCTATGCTGAGACTTTCCCGAATGGAATGCGGAGCCATAGCCAAATGCCAGTTCCTCCTATTGCAAGCCTTCCGGCATGAGGGCTAAGAGGAAGGCGAATACAGCATGAGTCGCTGGAAAAAGGGCCGGCGCACATCAGCCGACGAAGATCCCCTGAAGGGCCGAGATCGAGCTGGGGGGGAAGATCGGGGGAAGTGGCAGGACACTGGTAGCGTTGAGTCGCAGGACACGCAGCCAGGCGAGGGAGCCGCTCGCGGGAGCCGTGATGAGACTGGTGCGGCCGGAACCGTCCACATCGCGGGCCAACAGCCGAATGCCACTGCGGTCCGTTACCCCGTTGGCAAAAAACTGCAAGCGCAATGACAGTGCCTCGCTGGAGGCAACTCCATTCCAGACACGAACCAGGGACAAACCGCCAGCATCCAGACTGGTCATCAATTCGGCCCGTCCATCGCCATCCAGATCGCCGGCCGTGACATTGACGCCGTTGCGCCAAGTGGGGTCGAAGGCGAAAAATGCCGAGCGCTGCAAGCGGACTTGGCCGTCCGCCAGTGCAGCTCCGTCGTAAATCCGCACCACCGGCGACCACCCCGGCCCCGCACTAGCAATCAGGTCGGCCCGTCCGTCTCCATTCACGTCCCCCATGGCCACCCGCACCCCCGATCGCGCCAGAGGGTGAAGCACCTGGATGTAACTGAGGTATGCCAACTGTGCCTGGGCCACCCGCGCCACCGTCACGACAGGACTGCCGCCGGCATCGGCACTGATGGCGACTTCCGCCCGGCCATCTCCGTCGATGTCTCCCGCCGCGAGAAAGACGCCGCCGCCGAATCCTCCCAGCACGGGGGTGACCGGAAGCAGGTCGGCCCCTGTGACGCCATCTACGATCCGCACTCGTGCCGCCACACCCGGCCCGGTGGCAAAGAGATAATCCACCCAGCCATCGCCGTTGACATCAGCACTCGTGGCCCGGATCACTCCGCGATAATTCGCACCAAACGGTGTGAAACTCAACCCGCTGAAAGACACATTCCCTGTGGCATCGAAGCCGTAAACCTGCACGGTCGGATTGCCTGCGGAACTGACCAGCACCGGCGGGCGAGTCACGGGGAAGCGCACGGCCAGTCCTGCCGGTGCCGGTGCTGCCCAACCCAGATCATATAAGGCCGCCTGGTCCAGCGCCGACCAGCCGACCCGGCGCCCATAGTAGAGATACGGACTCATCGCCGCGGCTTGACCGCTGACGCGCACACCATCCGCCCAATGGGCGCGCTCCGAAGACAGCGGCACCGGACCGCCATAAATGCTTTGCGCTTGCCGTCCCACAAATTGATTCCCTTGAACTTGCGACCACCATTGCCGCGCTGTGCCGATGCCCAGCACGTGGCCCAATTCATGCACCGCGGCGGAGTAGAAATCCAGTTGGTCCGCCCGCAATCCCGACGGATCCAGGCCAAAATACCAGTTGCGGCTGGAATCGAAAGCAATGCTTCCCCCCCACAGGGAAAAACCGCTCCACTGCCGCGTCGCCAAAAGCTGGCCCCAACTCGCTGAACCGGACCAGCTATAGCCCCCATAACCTCCGAACCCCGCCTCCGCTCCGGGAATGGACCGGCCGCCCACATACACAATGATCGTATCCGCCGGTACACGCAGATTGGGAAGGGAGTAGAGACTGCCGGTACCGGGATGATAGACCGTCGCTGTCCAAGTGTTGCTTCCGGAGGGAGAAATCGCTGCCAAGCGTGCGTCAATCCGCTGCCCCATCTCATAGGCGGCTTGTTCCATCACCTGCCGCGCTGCGGGATGAGTGGTGAAAAAGCCCGTGCCGCCATTAGCTGGTGAATCCAGCGAATAATCAATCCGAATGGTAATCGACGGGACCTCCCGTTCCTCCAGCACTTCCAAGCCCAAGACTGCCGCTGACCCGTATGACCCGCCGTTTTTCGGACGCTCCATAGGTGCTCTCTCTTTGCGATGGAGACCCAGCTTGAACCGTGAAGGCTGGGGTAACTGTTGCCGTAGCGTCCATGCTGATTACGCCGAATCTGTCAGTTTTCAGAATCGATTCTTTCCTGTCGAATATGCCTGCCTTCAGGAAATGATCTAGTATGCGGATGACACGGAGAGAGCGGGTGACCGGAGATTCCAAATCCTCTCAGTTTGTCGACTGCTGTTACGATCGCTATAACTCGTCCATTCTGTGCGATCGTTACGATGGCCCTTTCCTGGACAATTGCCTCATCCCGCGCTAAGAACTCCGACGGGTATCCGTTGGGGGTAATGCCGGACAAATAGAGAAGCGCGATACAAGGAGAACGTGGGGCCGGCGCGAACATCTTCCTGCACAGGGTGAGTTGGAGAGGGGCACAGTTGGCTTGACTGGCGCCGTCTCCTGTCAGACAGATTCCAGAAGGAATTTGATCTTCTGCCAGGCAAGATACCGGCATGTTCGCGACAGTTGTGCTTTATCAACAGGGGGAAGAGGGGATATATTGGAAAAGAGGCGGTGAAGGAGGAATCGCCATTGTCCCAGGGTTGTAGTCAACTGGGGTTCAGAGGAAGGACAATAGCCCACGGGGAAATGGCGCACCCACGGAACCACTGCCTCCTGGTACAAACATGCTAGAGGGGAACCGGCGGTCCAAAACGACGCACGGAATGGGAAGGCGGCCCAGCAACCGAAGGAGGGGCCGAGATGCAAGCATCCAGTTCACAATCACTGATTCCACCGCCCGCGGCAGGAGTGCCTTCGGGAGCTTCTAGCGGTGCTCCGGCGGGCCTGTCCGTTTTACCTTCAGGGGCTGTTTCGCTGGATGACCCCAGTCTGTACATCAACCGGGACTTAAGCTGGCTGGAGTTCAACCGGCGGGTGTTGGAGGAAGCCCGCGATCCGAGCGTGCCGATGCTCGAACGGCTGAAATTCCTTGCGATTTTCAGCTCGAACCTGGACGAGTTCTTCATGGTCCGCGTGGGGAATACGCAGCAGAAGGTCCAGTCGCGGATTCCCACGGGCAGCGGCGCGGATCAGATGCCGCCGGCAGTGCAACTGGAACAGATCCGCCAGCGGGTCCGCGAACTGGTGGCCGAGCAGTACCGCTGCCTCCAAGAAGAGGTGCTGCCGGTCTTGCGCGAGCGCGGCATTGTCATCCGCTTGGCCCACGAACTGACCGAGGAGGAACAGCGCTATGTGCGGGACCTGTTCCGGCGCGAAATTTTT
Coding sequences within it:
- a CDS encoding fatty acid CoA ligase family protein, with translation MPRMISPATTAEAALNVAMHLVRQAAETPQRPALYVPQRAVRGDRPTPHRVITYAELNADSDALAHGLEAAGVERGTRVAVFIPPSPQFYAVVFALFKLAAVPVFIDPGMGWQGLKRCLERAEPAAFVGVLRAHLARWLFGWARSSLRLSIHAGRRRFFCDYSLEELRRLGSTRGTYPIPAVSAEEMAAILFTSGSTGPAKGAVYTHGIFAAQVQMLRQAFGIAPGEVDYGTFPLFALFGPALGMSCVIPDMDASRPARLRPDKAIAQMRQFTVTNMFGSPAVIRVLGEWYHQRWGSSLAGSQASASSPSAPEAEGPLLPALRRVISAGAPASPLQLQRFTALLPAAVPIYTPYGATEALPVANIDSGEILHETQALTAQGRGVCIGRPLPGIRLHIIPITDEAIPQWREELELPTGVIGELVVRGPIVTPRYYKQPEATQLAKIYDPTTGEILHRMGDVGYRDEQGRIWFCGRKSQRVVTPWGTLFTDMVEPVFHGLPGVGRTALVGVERGGVTYPVLCVEWDRTEPWAVVESSLRQKAQSLESTRTIAAFLAHSRPFPVDRRHNAKIARESLARWADRRLGPHWQPRQDTT
- a CDS encoding alpha/beta fold hydrolase, which gives rise to MSIQEGLRVPSPKMPTVAGSLHPEYPWTSRWFEVAGGWRLHYVDEGSGPPVVFLHGNPTWSFYFRRAIAHLQPFFRCIAMDHIGCGLSDHPSPQEYDYSLRRRIDDVEALVEHVAPGQPIALVVHDWGGMIGLGWAARHPERLAALVAMNTAAFPKPAAKRLPWGLWLARHTALGAFLVRRTRLFCRLAARWCVVRRPLPPEVRRLYLLPYRSAAQRWAILRFVQTIPLRSTDAGYDIVEQTAACFSRWQRVPALLLWGLADFVFDRHFLEAWQRYLPQAQVQAWADAGHYLLEDAPEEVLPALRDFLVRHYHSLSPPEAVR
- a CDS encoding FG-GAP-like repeat-containing protein, translating into MERPKNGGSYGSAAVLGLEVLEEREVPSITIRIDYSLDSPANGGTGFFTTHPAARQVMEQAAYEMGQRIDARLAAISPSGSNTWTATVYHPGTGSLYSLPNLRVPADTIIVYVGGRSIPGAEAGFGGYGGYSWSGSASWGQLLATRQWSGFSLWGGSIAFDSSRNWYFGLDPSGLRADQLDFYSAAVHELGHVLGIGTARQWWSQVQGNQFVGRQAQSIYGGPVPLSSERAHWADGVRVSGQAAAMSPYLYYGRRVGWSALDQAALYDLGWAAPAPAGLAVRFPVTRPPVLVSSAGNPTVQVYGFDATGNVSFSGLSFTPFGANYRGVIRATSADVNGDGWVDYLFATGPGVAARVRIVDGVTGADLLPVTPVLGGFGGGVFLAAGDIDGDGRAEVAISADAGGSPVVTVARVAQAQLAYLSYIQVLHPLARSGVRVAMGDVNGDGRADLIASAGPGWSPVVRIYDGAALADGQVRLQRSAFFAFDPTWRNGVNVTAGDLDGDGRAELMTSLDAGGLSLVRVWNGVASSEALSLRLQFFANGVTDRSGIRLLARDVDGSGRTSLITAPASGSLAWLRVLRLNATSVLPLPPIFPPSSISALQGIFVG
- a CDS encoding NAD-dependent epimerase/dehydratase family protein; the encoded protein is MKVLVTGGGGFLGGAIVRLLHQRGDTVRSLTRTHYPWLDELGVEQTLADLADAAAVARAVEGCELVIHTAAKAGIWGRYADFYATNVLGTKNILAACRQHGVPRLVYTSTPSVVYGGKDIIRGDESLPYPSRYSAYYPQTKAEAERLVLAANSPELATVALRPHLIFGPGDSHLIPRLLERARQGRLRRIGRRAVQVDVTYIDNAAYAHLDAADRLQPHAPCAGKAYFITNGQPVDLWDFINRILELAQLPPVTKTIPAWWARTLGTLCETAYWLLRLPGEPPMTRFVAEQLSTCHYFDISAAHRDLGYYPRLTLEEGLQRLAQHLRPAS